The following nucleotide sequence is from Acidovorax radicis.
CAGCCACGGGCTCGACTTGCTGGATGCAGGGGGCTTTGACGCGGCGATTCTGGATGTGATGCTGCCCGAGATGGACGGGTTTGAGCTGTGTCGCACGATTCGCAAACAGGGCGATCTGCCCATCGTGATGCTCACCGCACGCGGTGACGTGATGGACCGGGTCGTTGGGTTGGAACTGGGTGCGGATGATTACTTGCCCAAACCGTTTGAGCCACGCGAGCTGGTAGCCAGGTTGCAGACCATCCTTCGCCGTCGCAGAGGCCAGGGGCAGGGCGGCGCGGCAGTGGAGGCGCTCCAGTTTGACGGCCTCGTTCTTGACGCGGCGCAGCGCAGTGTTCATCGCCAGGGGGCTGTGGTCGAGCTGACGGGCACCGAATTTGATCTGCTGCACCTTTTGGCGCGGGAGCCGGGCAGGGTGTTCAGCCGCGACGACATCTTGAACCATCTGCGGGGTCATGAGGCAGATCTGTATACCCGGGCCGTGGATATCGTGGTGAGCCGCCTGCGAAAGAAGCTGGAGCCGCTTGACTGCATCAAGACACTGCGCAACGCCGGTTATTCATTGGCGCTGCGGCGCGCGGTGTCATGAAAGTGTTTCGTCGGGCGCGCGATCCCGATTGCGCCTGGCATCGCCGCGCGCGGCGCGCCGTGGGGCATTCATTGCACATACGCCTGGTGTTGGTGTTCATGGCACTTGCTGTGGCTGTGGCGGTCACATTTATGGGAGGGGTTCAACGGGCCGTTGCCGTGGGCTGGCGCGAGGCAGCCCGACCATTGTTGATGGACTATGTGGACCGCCTCACCGCCGATATTGGCAGCCCGCCAAGCATCGCGCGGGCGCAGGCCATTGCCAACCGTTTGCCTGTCACGTTGCGCATTGATGGCCCGCAGGTCAACTGGGCGTCGCACCCCGAGCAACCCGAACCCGATTGGATGAGCGACAAATTCCGCAGGCAAGAGCACTGGGCCGATGGTGAGAACGGGCGCCGGCTGCTGCAGCGCACCACTGCGGACGGGCACCACATTGAATTTGGATTGAATGCGCTTTCATGGGAAAAGCGACCGCGTATTGCCTGGGGCACGCTCACCGTGCTGCTGCTGTTGACCGCGCTGGCTTACGTGTACGTGCGCCACCTGCTGCGGCCGCTGGACGATATTCGCAGTGGTGCACAGCGTTTTGGCGACGGTGATTTTGCGCAGGCCATCCCCGTGCGCCACGCCCACCGCCCCGACGAGCTGGGGCAACTGGCCGCCACCATCAACACGATGGGCGACGACATCCACCAGATGCTGGAAGCTAAACGTGCGTTGTTGCTGGCGATGAGCCATGAACTGCGTAGCCCACTGACCCGTGCGAGGCTGAACACCGAACTATTGCCCGAGTCCGCCGACGTGGTGATCCAGCGGCAGGCCCTGCTGCGCGACCTGGGCGAAATGGCCGGGCTTATTACCGACCTGCTCGAAAGCGAGCGACTGGCAGGCCGCCATGCCGCACTGCATCGCGAGTCCACTGATCTGGCAGAGCTGGCACGCGAGGTGATTGACGAACTGGGCGTGCGCCACGCGGGGGCGGCAGATATTGCCCTGCATGTCGCGCAAGATCTGCCGCTGGTTTTATTGGACCGTTCACGCCTGCGCTTGGTGCTGCGCAACCTGCTCGATAACAGTTTGCGCCATACCGAATCGGCCGCGCTACCTCCCGAGTTGCATGTGCGCGTCGCCGACCAAACGGTCGCGATCGAGGTGCGAGACCATGGCTGCGGCGTACCGCCAGAACACCTGCCCCATCTGGCACAGGCGTTTTATCGGCCAGATACCGCACGCCAACGCTCCACGGGTGGGGTGGGACTGGGCCTTTATCTGTGCCGCTTGGTAGCGCAGGCGCATGGGGGGCAGTTGCACATGCGCAATGCCGAGCCGGGCCTTTCAGTCGCTGTCATCTTGCCGTTTGCGGGCTGAACGGCGGGGTTGTTCCTGTGCTGGCGGCCCACTCTGACGAAATATCTGCTGGGTTTCTAGGGCTGAGGGGCACTTTGTCTGCACACTGCTGGTGCGTCTTGGTTTGTCGCCAC
It contains:
- a CDS encoding response regulator transcription factor, which encodes MHRILLIDDDEQLGAPLATYFSRFELELVHAVRPSHGLDLLDAGGFDAAILDVMLPEMDGFELCRTIRKQGDLPIVMLTARGDVMDRVVGLELGADDYLPKPFEPRELVARLQTILRRRRGQGQGGAAVEALQFDGLVLDAAQRSVHRQGAVVELTGTEFDLLHLLAREPGRVFSRDDILNHLRGHEADLYTRAVDIVVSRLRKKLEPLDCIKTLRNAGYSLALRRAVS
- a CDS encoding sensor histidine kinase is translated as MKVFRRARDPDCAWHRRARRAVGHSLHIRLVLVFMALAVAVAVTFMGGVQRAVAVGWREAARPLLMDYVDRLTADIGSPPSIARAQAIANRLPVTLRIDGPQVNWASHPEQPEPDWMSDKFRRQEHWADGENGRRLLQRTTADGHHIEFGLNALSWEKRPRIAWGTLTVLLLLTALAYVYVRHLLRPLDDIRSGAQRFGDGDFAQAIPVRHAHRPDELGQLAATINTMGDDIHQMLEAKRALLLAMSHELRSPLTRARLNTELLPESADVVIQRQALLRDLGEMAGLITDLLESERLAGRHAALHRESTDLAELAREVIDELGVRHAGAADIALHVAQDLPLVLLDRSRLRLVLRNLLDNSLRHTESAALPPELHVRVADQTVAIEVRDHGCGVPPEHLPHLAQAFYRPDTARQRSTGGVGLGLYLCRLVAQAHGGQLHMRNAEPGLSVAVILPFAG